In the genome of Deinococcus deserti VCD115, one region contains:
- a CDS encoding 3-hydroxybutyrate dehydrogenase has protein sequence MTSEGTTSHEGRAALVTGGTSGIGLAIAQRFQQDGMRVAVLDLDRPQSREVAETHGLIFIAADLTRREDCRAAITKAVQVLGGLDVLVNNAGFQHIDPVADFPEDTWDAMIHVMLTAPFLLSKYAWPYLTRSGQGRIINVASIHGHVASPFKSAYISAKHGVIGFTRTAALEAGEQGLTVNAICPGYVRTPLVEGQIADQARTRGISAEEVEQKVMLEPAAIKRLLDPADVAALASYVASPAAWGMTGAVLDLDLGWTAR, from the coding sequence ATGACATCTGAGGGCACGACATCACACGAGGGAAGAGCTGCTCTGGTAACCGGCGGCACCAGTGGCATCGGACTGGCCATTGCACAGCGGTTTCAGCAGGACGGCATGCGAGTGGCGGTGCTGGACCTCGACCGTCCACAGTCCCGAGAAGTGGCTGAAACACACGGACTTATCTTTATTGCCGCTGACCTTACCCGGCGTGAGGACTGCCGGGCAGCCATAACAAAGGCTGTTCAAGTCCTGGGCGGCCTGGATGTGCTGGTCAACAATGCCGGCTTCCAGCACATTGACCCGGTGGCCGACTTTCCCGAGGACACCTGGGACGCCATGATTCACGTGATGCTGACGGCGCCGTTTCTGCTTTCCAAGTATGCATGGCCCTACCTGACCCGCAGCGGGCAGGGACGAATCATCAATGTGGCCAGCATTCACGGGCACGTGGCCAGTCCCTTCAAGAGTGCCTATATCAGTGCCAAGCACGGCGTCATTGGTTTCACACGAACCGCAGCCCTGGAAGCGGGCGAACAGGGCCTGACCGTCAACGCCATCTGCCCAGGCTACGTGCGCACACCACTGGTAGAGGGGCAGATCGCCGATCAGGCCCGCACCCGCGGCATCAGTGCTGAGGAAGTGGAGCAGAAGGTCATGCTGGAGCCCGCCGCAATCAAGCGCCTGCTTGACCCTGCTGACGTGGCTGCACTGGCAAGCTACGTCGCCAGTCCAGCAGCCTGGGGCATGACTGGAGCGGTGCTGGACCTGGACCTGGGCTGGACCGCCCGATAG
- a CDS encoding CAP domain-containing protein translates to MKLRGVLGTVMAGAMLLSSPVKAQSTAEATLLSRLNEVRTQGVNCPGNGRRPVAGGLVQSGQHAQAARIQAVHMGSSGSISHTGAGGTTPKIRAASTGVNAVSVTEIIFMGRGVNPEAAMQWWLNSPVHCYWMTEGRYTHAGASIIQGARGTAYVIVLSSQPR, encoded by the coding sequence ATGAAATTACGAGGAGTCCTGGGTACTGTCATGGCTGGGGCCATGCTGTTGTCTTCTCCCGTGAAGGCGCAATCCACCGCCGAAGCTACGCTGCTTTCCCGCCTTAACGAGGTCCGGACGCAGGGCGTGAACTGTCCGGGGAATGGGCGGCGTCCAGTGGCGGGCGGCTTGGTGCAAAGCGGTCAGCACGCGCAGGCCGCCCGAATTCAGGCAGTGCATATGGGCAGTTCCGGCAGTATTTCTCACACGGGGGCGGGGGGAACGACGCCCAAGATCCGCGCTGCCAGTACGGGTGTGAATGCCGTGAGCGTCACGGAAATTATTTTCATGGGGCGTGGCGTCAACCCGGAAGCGGCAATGCAGTGGTGGCTGAACAGCCCCGTGCACTGTTACTGGATGACCGAAGGCCGCTATACCCACGCGGGGGCCAGCATTATTCAGGGCGCACGGGGAACCGCCTACGTGATCGTGCTGAGCAGTCAGCCGCGCTGA
- a CDS encoding M3 family metallopeptidase gives MTHATVPGGNPLLNVGFRIPFDQIRPEHAEEAVDTLLEVTSRKLEALAGAAERNFENFMLDLDTLTEQLDTVNTIVRHLNSVMSSDEWKAAVEAIIPKTSEFYTQLSLHPGLWQALKTFADSEQARALDPVRARLLKLTIDEFRRQGADLPEDKKSRLLEVNTRLAQITNTYSKNVLESTSAYELYVPSERLAGVPQRVLDATRRDAESRGAEGHRLTLHQPVVTPVMTYADDRDLRRELWEAQLMVGQQEGRDNRPLVREILQLRREQAQLLGFRNFADYVLEDRMAGSGENALKFERDLDARTRPAYERENAELEAFYRARAGAEAPDLQPWDGLYWAEKQRQEKYDFDEEALRPYFPMPRVLSGLFEICRRVFGITVTEAQAPSWHPEVQYYDIHDEAGVHIASFYTDWFPRDSKRAGAWMNAFVTGGPRENGVEPHLGLMCGNMTAPSGDTPSLLSVREVETVFHEFGHLLHHAMSRVPVRSLSGTQVPWDFVELPSQIMENWVMEREALDLFAAHYETGEKLPQDLYDRLRAAQNYRAANTAMRQYSFGLTDLTLHVEYDPYGEADPITVAREIMGTFTAYPLPENYAQVAQFGHLFSSPVGYGAGYYSYKWAEVLDADAFSRFAKEGIFNRETGRAYVDTILSRGNSDDPAQLYRDFMGRDPDAEALLRRSGLLDN, from the coding sequence ATGACTCACGCAACTGTACCGGGTGGCAACCCGCTGCTTAATGTAGGTTTCCGGATTCCCTTTGATCAGATCCGTCCTGAGCACGCTGAAGAGGCGGTGGACACGCTGCTGGAGGTGACCAGTCGGAAGCTCGAAGCCCTGGCAGGAGCTGCTGAACGGAACTTCGAGAACTTCATGCTGGACCTCGATACGCTCACTGAGCAGCTTGACACGGTCAACACCATCGTGCGGCACCTCAACAGCGTCATGAGCAGTGATGAATGGAAGGCGGCGGTCGAGGCAATCATCCCCAAGACCAGCGAGTTTTATACCCAGCTGAGCCTGCACCCTGGGTTGTGGCAGGCACTGAAAACCTTTGCCGACTCCGAGCAGGCCCGCGCTCTGGACCCGGTCCGGGCGCGGCTTCTGAAGCTGACCATTGATGAATTCCGTCGTCAGGGCGCTGACCTGCCGGAAGACAAGAAGTCCCGCCTGCTCGAGGTCAACACCCGGCTGGCCCAGATCACCAATACCTATTCCAAGAATGTGCTGGAATCAACGTCAGCTTACGAACTGTACGTGCCCTCCGAGCGTCTGGCTGGTGTGCCGCAGCGTGTTCTGGACGCCACCCGGCGCGACGCCGAGAGCAGGGGCGCGGAAGGCCACCGCCTGACCCTGCACCAGCCGGTCGTGACCCCGGTGATGACCTACGCTGACGACCGGGACCTGCGCCGTGAACTGTGGGAAGCTCAGCTGATGGTCGGCCAGCAGGAGGGCCGTGACAACCGCCCGCTGGTGCGCGAGATTCTGCAGTTGCGCCGCGAGCAGGCGCAGCTGCTGGGCTTCCGCAACTTCGCCGACTACGTTCTTGAAGACCGGATGGCTGGCAGCGGCGAGAATGCCCTGAAGTTCGAGCGCGACCTTGACGCCCGGACCCGCCCTGCATACGAGCGCGAAAACGCGGAGCTGGAGGCCTTCTACCGGGCTCGTGCCGGAGCCGAGGCTCCTGACCTGCAGCCTTGGGACGGGCTTTACTGGGCTGAAAAGCAGCGTCAGGAGAAGTACGACTTCGACGAAGAAGCGCTGCGCCCGTATTTTCCCATGCCGCGCGTGCTCTCGGGCCTGTTCGAAATCTGCCGCCGGGTCTTCGGCATCACCGTGACCGAGGCTCAGGCGCCCAGCTGGCACCCCGAAGTGCAGTATTACGACATCCATGACGAGGCGGGTGTACACATTGCCAGCTTCTACACCGACTGGTTTCCGCGTGACAGCAAGCGCGCCGGCGCCTGGATGAACGCCTTTGTGACCGGTGGCCCGCGGGAGAACGGGGTCGAGCCGCACCTGGGCCTGATGTGCGGCAACATGACGGCTCCCAGTGGGGACACGCCCAGCCTGCTGTCGGTGCGCGAAGTGGAAACCGTGTTCCACGAGTTCGGTCACCTGCTGCATCACGCCATGAGCCGGGTCCCGGTGCGCAGCCTCAGCGGCACCCAGGTGCCCTGGGACTTTGTGGAACTGCCCAGCCAGATCATGGAGAACTGGGTTATGGAACGCGAGGCCCTGGACCTGTTCGCCGCACACTACGAGACCGGCGAGAAGCTGCCGCAGGATCTCTATGACCGTCTGCGCGCGGCGCAGAACTACCGCGCCGCGAACACGGCCATGCGCCAGTACTCCTTCGGCCTGACCGACCTGACCCTGCACGTCGAATATGACCCGTACGGCGAGGCTGATCCCATCACCGTGGCCCGCGAGATCATGGGAACCTTTACGGCTTATCCGCTGCCGGAGAACTATGCGCAGGTCGCTCAGTTCGGCCATCTGTTCAGCAGCCCTGTCGGCTACGGCGCGGGGTATTACAGCTACAAATGGGCTGAGGTGCTGGACGCTGACGCCTTCAGCCGCTTCGCCAAGGAGGGAATTTTCAATCGCGAGACCGGGCGTGCCTACGTGGACACCATTTTGTCGCGCGGCAACAGTGACGATCCTGCTCAGCTGTACCGCGATTTCATGGGTCGTGATCCCGACGCGGAAGCCCTGCTGCGCCGCAGCGGTCTGCTCGACAATTGA
- a CDS encoding GNAT family N-acetyltransferase has product MQVLPPADLAGITFQAATPTDLPRIAAFLSRAHPDSPVGTADLERADSFRLPGEVFRRTLALRGSELVGMAEVSVPRSENYPGWLVLEVAALPHEAAGDLPGVLLRLAEEYAVSQGGTTLLARVKEHWPERALYERAGYSEHDRLWPSTLDLRTLDFEAFAAEVAQAAATGVRLVPLSDFGPLDEPLQRRLYALIAALLRDVPSATPIKVWPFELWQQRYVPTLKHPEGLFLAVAPDGQWVGISELHMPIPQRPGTLHNGLTGVLPDWRGQRLALALKLAAARAALSRGFTQSRTSNHSINRPMLAINERLGFVREAAMVTVKKDV; this is encoded by the coding sequence ATGCAAGTACTGCCCCCTGCTGACCTTGCCGGCATCACGTTTCAGGCAGCCACGCCCACCGACCTTCCGCGCATCGCAGCATTTCTGAGCCGCGCTCATCCGGATTCTCCAGTCGGGACGGCCGACCTGGAACGCGCCGACAGCTTCCGCCTGCCGGGTGAGGTGTTCCGGCGCACGCTCGCTCTGCGCGGGTCGGAACTGGTAGGTATGGCTGAGGTCAGTGTGCCTCGCTCTGAGAACTACCCCGGCTGGCTGGTGCTGGAGGTGGCCGCGCTGCCCCACGAGGCTGCAGGTGATCTTCCGGGCGTCCTGCTGAGGCTGGCAGAAGAATACGCAGTGAGCCAGGGCGGCACCACGCTGCTGGCCCGCGTGAAGGAACACTGGCCGGAGCGGGCACTGTACGAGAGGGCCGGTTACAGCGAACACGACCGACTTTGGCCCAGCACGCTGGATCTGCGGACGCTCGACTTCGAGGCCTTCGCAGCCGAAGTAGCCCAGGCGGCAGCCACGGGTGTGCGCCTCGTGCCACTGAGCGACTTTGGACCTCTGGATGAGCCTTTGCAGCGCCGGCTGTACGCCCTGATTGCCGCTCTGCTGCGGGACGTGCCCAGCGCCACACCAATCAAGGTGTGGCCTTTTGAACTGTGGCAGCAGCGCTACGTGCCCACGCTGAAGCATCCGGAAGGGCTGTTTCTGGCCGTCGCACCGGACGGTCAATGGGTGGGAATCAGTGAACTTCATATGCCCATTCCTCAGCGGCCTGGCACCCTTCACAACGGCCTCACTGGCGTACTTCCGGACTGGCGCGGTCAGCGGCTGGCCCTGGCGTTGAAGCTGGCTGCGGCGCGCGCCGCGCTTTCAAGGGGATTTACGCAATCGCGGACCAGCAATCACAGCATCAACCGGCCAATGCTGGCGATCAACGAGCGGCTGGGTTTTGTGCGGGAAGCGGCGATGGTGACGGTGAAGAAGGATGTTTGA
- the queA gene encoding tRNA preQ1(34) S-adenosylmethionine ribosyltransferase-isomerase QueA produces MTPDSADAALARLNFDLPDNRIAQTGAEPRDSSRLMVVGETLAHRVFHELPELLQPGDLLVFNESRVIPARVMARKPLVNGLGGGQVEVLLLREEETLDLGPHVWSAYLKPARRAGNELWLGEHRAEVVGQLEDGARLLRFGYDIKPHLDEIGRLPLPPYIDAGSSDEVWRERYQTVYAREPGSVAAPTAGLHFTPELLSRLDARGVERVSVTLHVGAGTFKPITGSVADHVMHAERYMVSDQAADAINRARREGRRVVAVGTTTVRTLESAWDGNAVRAGEGETRIFITPGRPVNVPDLLITNLHLPGSTLLLLVAAFAGEERIRAAYDAALSEGYRFYSLGDAMLLENLRG; encoded by the coding sequence ATGACGCCTGACTCAGCTGACGCGGCCCTCGCGCGACTGAACTTCGACCTGCCCGACAACCGGATCGCGCAGACCGGCGCCGAACCGCGCGACAGTTCCCGCCTGATGGTGGTCGGGGAGACCCTGGCTCACCGGGTTTTCCACGAATTGCCGGAGCTTTTGCAGCCCGGCGACCTGCTTGTGTTCAACGAGTCGCGTGTGATCCCGGCGCGCGTGATGGCCCGCAAGCCGCTGGTCAATGGTCTGGGTGGCGGCCAGGTGGAAGTGCTGCTGCTGCGCGAGGAAGAGACGCTGGACCTTGGACCGCACGTCTGGAGCGCATACCTTAAACCCGCGCGCCGGGCTGGCAATGAATTATGGCTCGGCGAGCACCGGGCTGAAGTGGTGGGTCAGCTTGAAGACGGGGCCCGCCTCCTGCGCTTCGGGTACGACATCAAGCCCCACCTGGATGAGATCGGACGACTTCCCCTCCCGCCCTACATAGATGCCGGAAGCAGCGACGAAGTCTGGCGCGAGCGCTACCAGACCGTGTACGCCCGGGAACCCGGCAGCGTCGCGGCGCCAACGGCCGGTCTGCACTTCACGCCTGAGCTGCTGTCACGCCTGGACGCCCGTGGCGTCGAGCGGGTCAGTGTCACCCTCCACGTGGGCGCCGGTACCTTCAAACCCATCACCGGTTCTGTTGCGGATCATGTGATGCATGCCGAACGTTACATGGTGAGTGATCAGGCAGCGGACGCCATCAACCGGGCGCGCCGGGAGGGCCGCCGGGTGGTGGCTGTAGGAACGACCACGGTGCGCACCCTGGAAAGTGCCTGGGACGGGAATGCGGTGCGCGCAGGTGAAGGGGAGACCCGGATCTTCATTACACCGGGCAGGCCTGTGAATGTTCCGGATCTGTTGATTACCAATCTGCATCTGCCGGGAAGCACGCTGCTTTTGCTGGTGGCGGCGTTTGCTGGCGAAGAACGGATCAGGGCGGCGTACGATGCGGCGCTCTCTGAAGGGTACCGGTTTTATTCCCTGGGGGACGCGATGTTATTGGAGAACTTGAGGGGCTGA
- a CDS encoding NYN domain-containing protein — protein MQYVVQRPRVGLFVDTQNLYHSARDLLERTVNFETILNVATEGRELVHAISYTVEREGEATARPFIYKLSALGYKVRRMNLTLHHVTDGGKAIYEGNWDMGIVADMVRLMDHLDIVVLGSGDGDYTEIVEVLQERGKRVEVIAFREHTAQKLIDAADRFMHLPDLEGALMPARVKPVPNTPVPNTPKQGGDDA, from the coding sequence ATGCAATACGTCGTGCAACGCCCGCGCGTGGGCCTTTTTGTAGACACGCAGAACCTCTATCACTCCGCCCGGGACCTCCTGGAGCGCACCGTCAACTTCGAGACCATCCTGAATGTCGCCACCGAAGGCCGTGAACTGGTTCACGCCATCAGCTACACCGTGGAGCGGGAAGGCGAGGCCACCGCGCGGCCGTTCATCTACAAGCTTTCGGCGCTGGGCTACAAGGTGCGGCGCATGAACCTGACCCTGCACCACGTCACTGACGGCGGCAAAGCCATCTACGAGGGCAACTGGGACATGGGCATCGTGGCCGATATGGTGCGGCTGATGGACCACCTCGACATTGTGGTGCTGGGCAGTGGCGACGGCGACTACACCGAAATTGTGGAAGTCCTGCAGGAGCGGGGCAAGCGCGTGGAGGTCATCGCCTTTCGCGAGCACACGGCTCAGAAGCTGATCGACGCTGCTGACCGCTTTATGCATCTGCCGGACCTCGAAGGTGCCCTGATGCCTGCCCGGGTCAAACCCGTTCCCAACACCCCCGTCCCCAACACCCCGAAACAGGGCGGCGATGACGCCTGA
- a CDS encoding aminopeptidase yields MTSDALTQARAAYDDFKARGLKLNMQRGQPSDADFDLSNGLITALGETDTHMDGLDLRNYPGGVAGLPSARALFAQYLDVKAENVIVWNNSSLELQGMVLTFALLHGRRGSDQPWGRLSDGAKPKIIVTLPGYDRHFLLLQTLGFDLLTVDMQPDGPDIDAIERLAAADATVKGVLFVPTYSNPGGESISAEKARRLAAIQAMAPDFTIFADDAYRVHHLSDDQQDTPVNFVALSRDAGFPDRAFVFASTSKVTFASGGLGFVASSEDNIRWLSKYLNAQSIGPNKIEQARHVKFLQAYPDGLEGLMRDHGRLIAPKFKAVDETLRTELGDSGEYATWTSPRGGYFISLDTAAPVADRVVELAEAAGVSLTPAGATYPAGQDPHNRNIRIAPTRPPLDEVYTAMQGVAACIRLATEEYRAAKR; encoded by the coding sequence ATGACCAGTGACGCTCTGACCCAGGCCCGCGCCGCGTACGACGACTTCAAGGCCCGTGGCCTGAAGCTCAACATGCAGCGTGGCCAGCCCAGCGACGCCGACTTTGACCTCAGCAACGGCTTGATCACCGCGCTGGGCGAGACCGACACGCATATGGACGGCCTGGATCTGCGCAACTATCCCGGTGGCGTGGCCGGGCTGCCCAGCGCCCGCGCCCTGTTTGCCCAGTACCTGGACGTCAAGGCTGAGAACGTCATCGTATGGAACAACAGCAGCCTGGAATTGCAGGGAATGGTGCTGACCTTTGCCCTGCTGCATGGCCGGCGCGGCAGCGACCAGCCGTGGGGGCGCCTGAGTGACGGCGCGAAGCCGAAGATCATCGTGACCCTGCCTGGCTATGACCGCCACTTTCTGCTGCTGCAGACCCTGGGCTTCGATCTGCTGACCGTGGACATGCAGCCCGACGGCCCGGATATCGACGCCATCGAGCGCCTTGCCGCCGCCGACGCCACCGTCAAGGGCGTGCTGTTCGTACCGACGTACAGCAATCCTGGCGGCGAGAGCATCAGCGCTGAAAAAGCCCGCCGGCTGGCGGCGATCCAGGCCATGGCACCTGACTTCACGATCTTCGCCGACGACGCCTACCGGGTGCATCACCTCTCGGACGACCAGCAGGACACCCCGGTCAACTTCGTGGCCCTGAGCCGTGACGCCGGGTTTCCGGACCGCGCCTTTGTGTTTGCCAGCACCAGCAAGGTCACCTTTGCCAGCGGCGGCCTGGGTTTCGTGGCCAGCAGCGAGGACAACATCCGCTGGCTGAGCAAGTACCTCAATGCCCAGAGCATCGGTCCCAACAAGATCGAGCAGGCCCGGCATGTCAAATTCCTGCAGGCGTACCCGGATGGCCTTGAAGGCCTGATGCGGGATCACGGACGCCTCATCGCCCCGAAATTCAAGGCTGTGGACGAGACCCTGCGCACGGAACTGGGCGACAGTGGCGAATATGCCACCTGGACCTCGCCGCGTGGGGGCTACTTCATCAGCCTGGACACGGCCGCTCCGGTTGCAGACCGGGTCGTGGAGCTTGCCGAGGCCGCCGGGGTCAGCCTGACACCCGCCGGGGCCACCTACCCTGCGGGGCAGGATCCTCACAACCGCAACATCCGGATCGCCCCGACCCGGCCTCCACTTGACGAGGTCTATACCGCTATGCAGGGCGTGGCAGCCTGCATTCGGCTGGCCACCGAGGAGTACCGCGCTGCAAAGCGCTAA
- a CDS encoding MarR family winged helix-turn-helix transcriptional regulator has product MPTRYAGLPEERAALDAYIKLWRAAHAVEVSANRHLSTDGLTVSQFGVMEALYHLGPLSQRALADKILRSSGNLTMVIDNLERDGLVRRERDEKDRRVMKVSLTAEGHALIERVLPRHVEGIRQVFEVLSPEEMALLTALTRKLGLASQPDSQRSAQQRRRS; this is encoded by the coding sequence ATGCCTACCCGTTATGCAGGTCTCCCCGAGGAACGCGCCGCCCTGGACGCCTATATCAAGCTGTGGCGTGCCGCTCACGCCGTGGAGGTCAGCGCCAACCGTCACCTGAGCACGGATGGCCTGACGGTCAGCCAGTTCGGCGTCATGGAAGCGCTCTACCACCTGGGACCGCTCAGCCAGCGGGCACTGGCCGACAAGATTCTGCGCTCCAGCGGCAACCTCACGATGGTGATCGACAACCTGGAGCGCGACGGCCTGGTGCGCCGCGAACGCGACGAAAAAGACCGCCGGGTCATGAAGGTCTCGCTGACAGCTGAGGGACACGCTCTGATCGAGCGGGTGTTGCCACGCCATGTGGAAGGGATCCGTCAGGTGTTCGAAGTTCTGAGTCCTGAAGAAATGGCGCTGCTCACCGCGCTGACCCGTAAATTGGGGCTGGCTTCACAGCCTGACTCCCAGCGGTCCGCGCAGCAACGCCGGCGGTCCTGA
- a CDS encoding DUF2259 domain-containing protein: MLLPRAAAGNRLEVQRVAFNVPGTHVLVVTAGSLDGSGFSAAELQVLETNGGTTVLRAQRRSDHASVAQTVASLTGQHSAALKRFGLWPGRTSRPVYRRVFPVLAPVWSEGVRAGQSQTAQARLWSRPVPVELRSFALPSRCPYQELWPEGGRAAGIALRINGQLLYQDRQLPVDRQCAASYALERLDVQGNRVVAVVRAYTPGFEGPNAEPLVLAGKVR, translated from the coding sequence ATGCTGCTTCCGCGTGCGGCGGCTGGAAACCGTCTGGAAGTCCAGCGGGTGGCGTTCAATGTGCCGGGCACCCATGTGCTCGTGGTGACGGCAGGCAGCCTGGACGGAAGTGGCTTTAGTGCTGCTGAACTCCAGGTTCTGGAGACGAACGGCGGTACCACGGTATTACGGGCCCAGCGCCGATCGGACCACGCCAGTGTGGCCCAAACCGTGGCCTCCCTGACCGGCCAGCACAGTGCAGCGCTCAAGCGTTTCGGACTCTGGCCCGGCCGGACCTCCAGACCAGTGTACCGCCGGGTATTTCCGGTTCTGGCTCCGGTCTGGTCTGAAGGTGTTCGTGCAGGTCAGAGCCAGACGGCACAGGCCCGGTTGTGGTCGCGGCCGGTCCCCGTGGAGCTTCGTTCCTTTGCTCTGCCGTCCAGATGCCCCTATCAGGAGTTGTGGCCCGAAGGCGGCCGGGCTGCCGGTATAGCTCTGCGGATCAACGGTCAGCTCCTCTATCAGGACCGGCAACTGCCAGTGGACCGTCAGTGCGCAGCCAGCTACGCTCTGGAACGCCTGGACGTGCAGGGGAACCGGGTGGTGGCAGTAGTTCGTGCCTATACCCCCGGATTCGAGGGTCCGAATGCCGAGCCCCTGGTGCTGGCCGGCAAGGTGCGCTGA
- the lepB gene encoding signal peptidase I — translation MPVQPPASQPAQQGFSQELRTAWRTWILGALLPVYLLTTFVGTLARVDGQSMQDTLQHGDLLVLLKYPRWMQAWGLPTPYPRRGDVLIFKGPADSPYSYETLWGVRHRPYNIKRVMALPGDTVAIEDNTLVVNGREAVDPYASEGFMNDQPSVKVPPGKVWVLGDNRQLGASLDSRAYGMVHLRDSAGPANLRLWPRPGLVGPDAPGN, via the coding sequence GTGCCGGTTCAGCCTCCAGCCTCTCAGCCTGCGCAGCAGGGTTTCAGTCAAGAGCTGCGGACTGCCTGGCGGACCTGGATTCTGGGTGCGCTGCTTCCCGTGTATCTGCTCACCACCTTTGTGGGCACGCTGGCGCGTGTAGATGGCCAGAGCATGCAGGACACGCTGCAGCACGGTGACCTGCTGGTGCTGCTGAAGTATCCCCGCTGGATGCAGGCCTGGGGACTGCCCACGCCGTATCCGAGGCGGGGTGACGTCCTGATCTTTAAAGGACCGGCTGACAGTCCCTACAGCTATGAGACGCTCTGGGGCGTCCGCCACCGGCCCTACAACATCAAACGTGTGATGGCGCTTCCCGGTGATACGGTGGCTATTGAAGACAACACGCTGGTGGTCAATGGCCGGGAGGCGGTTGACCCCTACGCCAGCGAGGGCTTTATGAATGACCAACCCTCTGTGAAAGTGCCTCCCGGGAAGGTCTGGGTGCTGGGAGACAACCGCCAGCTTGGTGCGAGTCTGGACAGCCGCGCCTATGGAATGGTGCATCTGCGGGATTCGGCGGGACCAGCCAACCTGCGCCTGTGGCCCCGTCCCGGCCTGGTGGGACCAGACGCTCCCGGAAACTGA
- a CDS encoding FKBP-type peptidyl-prolyl cis-trans isomerase: MTAEGLIVEKYHEGTGPAAQAGKMVRVHYTGTLESGQKFDSSRDRGEPIEFPLGVGYVIPGWDQGIAQMRVGDKAKLTIPSHLGYGAAGIPGVIPGGATLIFDVELVDVR; encoded by the coding sequence ATGACCGCTGAAGGACTGATTGTCGAGAAGTATCACGAGGGCACTGGCCCTGCCGCTCAGGCCGGAAAAATGGTGCGGGTGCACTACACCGGGACGCTGGAAAGTGGCCAGAAGTTTGACTCCAGCCGCGACCGGGGCGAGCCCATCGAGTTCCCCTTAGGCGTGGGGTACGTCATCCCCGGCTGGGATCAGGGCATTGCCCAGATGCGTGTGGGCGACAAGGCCAAGCTGACCATTCCATCCCACCTGGGCTACGGAGCCGCAGGCATACCCGGAGTCATTCCTGGCGGCGCCACGCTCATTTTCGATGTCGAACTGGTCGACGTCCGCTGA